From the genome of Pantoea alfalfae, one region includes:
- a CDS encoding glycosyltransferase: MHQHDLVSIIITAGASAWFTNALDSVLSQDYPQIEIIVADYSDAPFIHKKLQGYLVRYGHLLRYLKIDDGTVPVYQAAVSAARGKYIKFLSDADLLKPACVSTLVSGLMTQPECRVAASRRERVGPQGEVLPELISTSALYSENSIINGQDLLRNQTLKAYSLPGEMTAALFYREDLTSSLIDHSLLTTGDPALQAVPALVIFHHLLRHSHLLWFATPLCSIRASDVEFQPHQRESNDIFRDGREALYEKIRNESWFNDVDHEPHLARVASTERPDLFGIKNLSEEQQKNFTLDTLATWRASRTLNPLQHNMLVDLAATHTHPVSVLVVITVTEETVTGLDILLKSIGQTATVGIRFEPVIVAIDVTPDTNAECYAATEQSRISVINQIIHEREDQWIMFLEATTILHASGMIALSKMLLVQNHYLALYADEFFYIDNAPLGAAFRPDFNLDLLLSSPKTMAQHWLFRRELLLAAEGLDADYPASAEFDLIIKLIESQGFEGIGHLAEPLLTGHLKSRDILEDVAIIERHLHNRGYPDGRAALDKFFNYRLRYNHPDKPVVSIIILANWDLASLISCVTTVLEKTTWHQYEMIIISDNQGTTERDKWLSDIAKVDPVRIKTASFNGAFSHSAMANLAAEQATGDYLLFMHCEMAVTDGEWLDNLLNHGLRPEVFAVGGKHLSSDNKIRHAGYVLGVNGAVGEVFRGNDDKDANYLGRMNVDQNYSAVSGDLMLMRKSVFDELGGFDQDKRLYADVDLCLKAREQGYLTVWTPYARLHRPAARTSPFPDETVQTSSKLKQLEEDKIYAEWMPVVASDPAYNPNLSMRSRHFELRNDDVNWLPVRAENLPTFLAHNADIYGCGHYRITQPLEAMIAEGVAQGKSGMTLLTLSEMGQFSPDSLIIQRRYAPAFHNWMERVSKLHNVFKVFELDDYIINLPMKHHGRHAYKQETAKLIRKSLSFFDRFVVSTAPLADAMRDMHPDIVVMKNRLPSEAWGSLRSLRQQGKKPRVGWAGGVSHRGDLEMIFDIVREFSKDVEWIFMGMCPDKLRPYVHEIHSGVDLTLYPAALASLNLDLALAPVEDNIFNACKSNLRLLEYGACGVPVICSNVACYRDDNLPVTRVNNRFIDWREAIRMHLADPDASAKMGMELQAEIRRNWMLTGETLRLWAKAWQP, from the coding sequence ATGCATCAACATGATCTTGTCAGCATCATCATTACCGCCGGCGCTTCAGCCTGGTTTACAAACGCACTCGACAGTGTGCTCAGCCAGGATTACCCGCAGATTGAAATCATTGTGGCTGATTACAGTGACGCGCCTTTTATTCATAAGAAGCTACAGGGTTATCTTGTCCGATACGGCCATCTTCTCCGCTATTTAAAAATAGATGATGGGACGGTACCGGTTTATCAGGCTGCCGTCAGCGCAGCGCGCGGAAAATATATTAAATTCCTGTCAGATGCCGATCTCCTGAAACCTGCCTGCGTCTCCACATTAGTCTCAGGCCTGATGACACAGCCTGAGTGCCGTGTGGCGGCCTCCCGTCGGGAGCGGGTAGGTCCACAGGGTGAAGTGCTGCCCGAGCTTATCTCAACATCGGCTTTGTACAGTGAAAACAGCATTATCAACGGCCAGGATTTGCTGCGTAATCAGACACTGAAAGCGTACAGTCTGCCGGGAGAAATGACCGCCGCGCTGTTTTACCGCGAAGATCTCACCAGCAGCCTTATCGATCATTCACTGCTCACCACCGGCGATCCGGCATTACAGGCGGTTCCGGCGCTGGTTATTTTTCACCATTTATTGAGGCACAGCCACCTTCTCTGGTTTGCCACGCCGTTGTGTAGCATTCGTGCTTCAGATGTGGAATTTCAGCCTCATCAGCGTGAAAGTAACGATATTTTCAGAGACGGGCGAGAGGCGTTATATGAAAAGATCCGTAACGAAAGCTGGTTTAATGATGTCGACCATGAGCCACATCTGGCGCGCGTTGCTTCCACGGAGCGACCTGATCTGTTTGGCATTAAAAATCTTTCTGAAGAGCAGCAGAAGAACTTTACCTTAGACACGCTTGCGACGTGGAGAGCTTCACGCACCCTGAATCCATTGCAGCATAATATGCTGGTGGATCTTGCCGCGACGCACACGCATCCCGTCAGCGTGCTGGTCGTGATTACGGTTACAGAAGAGACCGTCACCGGTCTGGATATACTTTTGAAATCGATCGGCCAGACAGCGACAGTGGGCATCCGGTTTGAACCGGTTATCGTTGCCATCGACGTAACGCCTGACACGAACGCTGAATGCTATGCCGCAACAGAGCAGAGCCGAATCAGTGTCATCAATCAAATCATCCATGAACGTGAAGACCAGTGGATCATGTTTCTTGAGGCGACCACGATTCTGCACGCCTCCGGTATGATCGCATTGAGCAAAATGCTCCTCGTTCAAAACCATTATTTAGCACTCTATGCGGATGAATTTTTTTATATCGATAATGCACCACTCGGTGCCGCTTTCAGGCCCGATTTTAATCTTGATTTACTGCTCAGTTCGCCCAAAACGATGGCGCAACACTGGTTGTTCCGGCGAGAGCTGCTGTTAGCGGCGGAAGGACTGGATGCCGATTATCCCGCTTCAGCAGAGTTTGATCTCATTATTAAGCTGATTGAATCTCAGGGGTTTGAGGGTATCGGTCACCTCGCTGAGCCGTTGTTAACAGGCCATCTGAAAAGCAGAGATATCCTTGAAGATGTGGCGATCATTGAGCGGCATTTGCATAATCGCGGCTACCCGGATGGACGGGCGGCATTAGATAAATTCTTCAATTACCGTTTACGATACAACCATCCCGATAAGCCGGTGGTTTCAATCATCATTCTGGCTAACTGGGATCTCGCCTCGCTGATTAGTTGCGTCACGACCGTGCTGGAAAAAACCACCTGGCACCAGTACGAGATGATCATCATCTCTGATAACCAGGGGACGACTGAGCGGGATAAATGGTTGTCAGATATTGCAAAAGTTGATCCTGTCCGTATAAAAACGGCAAGCTTTAACGGCGCATTCAGCCACAGTGCTATGGCTAATCTCGCCGCTGAACAGGCTACAGGAGACTATCTGCTTTTCATGCATTGTGAAATGGCGGTCACTGACGGTGAATGGCTCGATAATCTCCTGAATCATGGACTACGGCCTGAAGTCTTTGCTGTGGGTGGAAAGCATCTCTCATCTGACAATAAGATCAGGCATGCGGGTTACGTCCTGGGGGTAAACGGTGCAGTGGGTGAAGTCTTCAGAGGTAATGACGACAAAGACGCCAACTATCTGGGGCGCATGAATGTCGATCAGAACTACAGTGCCGTTTCGGGTGATCTGATGCTGATGCGCAAATCGGTATTCGACGAGCTGGGAGGATTTGATCAGGATAAGCGCTTATATGCTGACGTTGATCTGTGCCTGAAGGCGCGGGAGCAGGGCTATCTGACGGTCTGGACACCTTATGCCCGTCTGCATCGTCCCGCAGCACGCACCAGCCCGTTCCCGGATGAAACCGTGCAGACGTCCAGTAAATTAAAACAGCTGGAAGAAGACAAAATTTATGCTGAATGGATGCCGGTCGTGGCCAGTGACCCTGCGTATAACCCAAACCTTTCAATGCGAAGTCGTCACTTCGAATTACGAAATGACGATGTTAACTGGCTGCCGGTCAGAGCAGAAAATCTGCCCACCTTTCTTGCGCATAATGCCGATATTTACGGTTGCGGACATTACCGTATTACTCAACCGCTTGAGGCGATGATAGCGGAAGGCGTTGCTCAGGGGAAAAGCGGCATGACACTGCTGACATTGAGTGAGATGGGGCAGTTCAGCCCCGATAGTCTGATTATCCAGCGCCGGTATGCACCAGCATTTCATAACTGGATGGAGCGAGTCAGTAAACTTCACAACGTATTTAAGGTGTTTGAACTGGACGATTACATCATCAATCTGCCCATGAAACATCATGGCCGTCACGCTTATAAGCAGGAGACGGCAAAATTAATACGTAAAAGCCTGAGCTTTTTTGACCGCTTTGTGGTCTCTACCGCACCACTGGCCGACGCGATGCGTGATATGCATCCGGATATCGTTGTGATGAAAAATCGCCTTCCTTCAGAGGCCTGGGGCAGCCTTCGCTCACTGCGTCAGCAGGGTAAGAAACCCCGTGTGGGCTGGGCTGGCGGTGTCAGCCATCGGGGCGATCTTGAAATGATTTTCGACATTGTCCGGGAATTTTCTAAAGACGTTGAATGGATCTTTATGGGTATGTGTCCGGATAAACTCCGTCCTTATGTGCACGAAATACACAGTGGCGTTGATCTCACACTTTATCCTGCAGCGCTCGCGTCGCTCAATCTCGATCTGGCGCTGGCACCGGTTGAAGACAATATCTTTAACGCCTGTAAAAGTAATTTGAGGTTACTGGAATACGGTGCCTGCGGAGTGCCCGTTATTTGCAGCAACGTTGCCTGTTATCGGGACGATAATCTGCCAGTTACCCGTGTTAATAACCGGTTCATTGACTGGCGCGAGGCTATCCGGATGCATCTGGCTGACCCGGATGCCAGCGCAAAAATGGGAATGGAATTGCAGGCTGAGATCCGACGTAACTGGATGCTGACCGGTGAGACCCTGCGGCTGTGGGCAAAAGCATGGCAGCCCTGA